From the Theobroma cacao cultivar B97-61/B2 chromosome 2, Criollo_cocoa_genome_V2, whole genome shotgun sequence genome, one window contains:
- the LOC18609748 gene encoding myb-like protein I, whose translation MTKEEDFKLLKIQTCVLKVNIHCDGCKQKVKKLLQRIEGVYQVSIDAEQQKVTVSGSVDSATLIKKLVRAGKHAEVWSQKSNQNQKPKNNCIKDDKNNKGPKQGLIKGLEAFKTQQKFPSFVSEEDDDYMDDYDEENEEDELQFLKPSQLGQLGQLGLLRQQALDANNAKNGIGNITATSNNNNKMNYNLINVNDGKKGNQNQNMGMKVNPGVLDQKTLAALKMNNAQLGGLNINAAEGKRGHDINPIMGLSGFHGNGANVADAAALGGNPNAVGGFQVQSNNGLQGSSAAIFQNGGYVTGQNPSSVLMNMNGYNYPSSMMNMMNLQNRHAMQQQPQMMYHRSPVIPPSTGYYYNYGPPPYSYPEAPSYNADHSAATHMFSDDNTSSSCSIM comes from the exons ATGACTAAAGAGGAAGACTTTAAGCTACTCAAGATTCAG ACTTGTGTTCTCAAAGTGAACATACACTGTGATGGATGTAAGCAGAAAGTGAAGAAACTCCTTCAGAGAATTGAAG GTGTTTACCAAGTAAGCATAGATGCAGAGCAGCAGAAAGTCACAGTCTCAGGAAGTGTAGATTCTGCAACATTGATCAAGAAACTGGTCAGAGCTGGTAAACATGCTGAGGTTTGGTCCCAGAAGTCCAACCAAAACCAAAAGCCAAAGAACAACTGCATCAAGGATGACAAGAACAACAAAGGCCCAAAGCAAGGCTTGATCAAAGGCCTTGAAGCCTTCAAGACCCAGCAGAAGTTTCCTAGTTTCGTTTCTGAGGAAGATGATGATTATATGGATGATTATGACGAAGAGAATGAAGAGGATGAGCTGCAATTTCTCAAACCAAGTCAACTGGGTCAGTTGGGTCAGCTGGGTTTGCTTAGGCAACAAGCTCTTGATGCAAATAATGCCAAGAACGGTATTGGAAACATTACTGCAACTTCcaacaacaataataaaatgaacTACAATCTTATTAATGTGAATGatggaaagaaaggaaaccaGAATCAGAATATGGGAATGAAGGTAAATCCAGGTGTGCTAGATCAAAAAACCTTGGCTGCTTTGAAGATGAATAATGCTCAGTTGGGTGGTTTAAACATCAATGCAGCAGAGGGCAAGAGGGGACACGACATTAACCCCATTATGGGTCTTTCAGGTTTTCATGGAAATGGTGCTAATGTTGCTGATGCTGCTGCGTTAGGAGGCAATCCCAATGCAGTTGGAGGATTTCAAGTTCAATCCAACAATGGGTTGCAGGGATCTTCTGCAGCAATTTTTCAAAATGGTGGATATGTTACTGGTCAAAATCCATCATCTGTGCTCATGAACATGAATGGCTACAACTATCCATCATCAATGATGAACATGATGAACCTGCAGAACAGGCATGCCATGCAGCAACAACCCCAGATGATGTATCATAGATCCCCGGTAATTCCTCCTAGCACTGGGTATTACTATAATTATGGCCCTCCTCCATACTCATACCCTGAAGCCCCCAGTTATAATGCTGATCACTCTGCAGCAACCCATATGTTCAGTGATGACAACACAAGCAGCAGCTGTTCAATAATGTAA
- the LOC18609749 gene encoding actin-interacting protein 1-2 isoform X1, translating into MANLVETYACTPSTERGRGILISGDAKSNSILYCNGRSVFIRYLDQPLDVAVYGDHGYPVTVARYSPNGEWIASADVSGTVRIWGTHNDFVLKNEFKVLSGRIDDLQWSPDGLRIVASGEGKGKSFVRAFMWDSGSTVGDFDGHSRRVLSCHFKPTRPFRIATCGEDFLVNFYEGPPFKFKLSHREHSNFVNCIRFSPDGSKLISVSSDKKGIIYDAKTGETIGELSCEDGHTGSIYAVSWSADGKHVLTVSADKTAKIWEIFEDGSGKVKKTLECPGSGGVEHMLVGCLWQNDHLVTVSLGGTINLFSASDPDKPPLLLSGHMKNITTLTVLKSNPKMILSSSFDGSILKWIQGVGYSGKLKRKDSSQIKCLAAVKEEIITSGYDNKVWRVPLHEEECGVAEHIDVGSQPKDLCYAINSPDLALVSTDSGVVLLKGLQVLSNINLGFTVTASVISPDGSEVIVGGQDGKLHIYSVSGDSLTEKATLEKHRGAISVIRYSPDVSMFASADLNREAVVWDRVSKEVKLNNMLYHTARINCLAWSPDSTMVATGSLDTCVIIYEVGKPPSSHITIKNAHPGGVYGLVFTDDSSVVSSGEDACIRVWRVERQ; encoded by the exons TAATCTCCGGCGATGCCAAATCCAACTCAATCCTTTATTGCAATGGAAGGTCCGTCTTCATCCGATACCTTGACCAGCCTCTCGATGTTGCCGTTTATGGCGACCACGGCTACCCTGTCACTGTCGCTCGTTACTCCCCCAACGGCGAGTGGATCGCCTCAGCTGACGTCTCTGGCACCGTACGAATCTGGGGGACCCATAACGACTTCgttttgaaaaatgagttCAAGGTCCTTTCGGGTCGGATCGATGATCTCCAGTGGTCTCCCGACGGGTTGAGAATCGTTGCCTCTGGCGAAGGCAAAGGAAAGTCCTTTGTCCGCGCTTTTAT GTGGGACTCGGGGAGTACTGTGGGGGATTTTGATGGGCACTCGAGGAGGGTGCTGAGCTGTCATTTCAAACCGACAAGGCCGTTTCGGATTGCAACCTGTGGAGAGGATTTCTTGGTGAATTTTTATGAAGGTCCACCCTTTAAGTTCAAGCTATCTCACAG GGAGCATTCAAATTTTGTCAACTGCATTAGATTTTCCCCAGATGGCAGCAAACTAATTAGTGTAAGCTCAGATAAGAAGGGTATAATTTATGATGCGAAGACTGGTGAAACTATTGGAGAGTTGTCCTGTGAAGATGGTCATACAGGCAGCATTTATGCTGTTAGCTGGAGCGCTGATGGTAAACAT GTACTAACTGTTTCTGCTGACAAGACTGCAAAGATATGGGAGATATTTGAAGATGGTTCTggaaaagtgaagaaaacatTGGAATGTCCTGGATCTGGTGGAGTGGAGCACATGCTTGTTGGATGTCTGTGGCAGAATGATCATCTTGTTACAGTTTCCCTTGGTGGCacaattaacttattctctGCAAGTGATCCTGATAAACCCCCATTATTGTTGTCTGGACATATGAAGAACATAACTACCTTAACTGTACTCAAAAGCAACCCAAAGATGATTCTGTCCAGCAGCTTTGATGGATCCATCCTTAAATGGATTCAAGGGGTTGGATACAGTGGCAAATTAAAGAGGAAAGATAGTTCTCAAATTAAATGTTTGGCTGCTGTTAAAGAAGAGATAATTACATCTGGATATGACAACAAG GTATGGAGAGTTCCTCTGCACGAGGAAGAATGTGGGGTTGCAGAACATATAGATGTTGGCAGTCAGCCGAAAGACTTGTGCTATGCCATCAATTCCCCTGATCTAGCTTTAGTTTCAACTGATTCAGGAGTTGTATTGCTTAAGGGTCTGCAAGTACTATCAAACATCAACCTTGGATTTACCGTGACAGCTTCTGTTATTTCACCTGATGGAAGTGAGGTTATTGTGGGGGGGCAGGATGGTAAATTGCATATATATTCTGTTTCAGGTGATTCTCTTACAGAAAAAGCAACCCTTGAGAAGCATAGAGGTGCAATTAGCGTGATACGGTATTCTCCAGATGTTTCCATGTTTGCTTCAGCCGATCTCAATCGTGAAGCAGTTGTTTGGGATCGTGTCTCCAAAGAG GTGAAGCTTAATAACATGTTGTACCACACAGCTCGTATCAATTGCCTTGCTTGGTCTCCTGATAGCACTATGGTGGCTACAGGATCACTAGACACTTGTGTGATCATATATGAAGTTGGGAAGCCTCCTTCGAGCCACATAACTATAAAGAATGCTCATCCTGGTGGAGTTTATGGTTTGGTTTTTACTGATGACAGCAGTGTGGTCAGTTCAGGAGAGGACGCCTGCATTCGTGTTTGGAGGGTAGAGCGGCAATAA
- the LOC18609749 gene encoding actin-interacting protein 1-2 isoform X2, protein MANLVETYACTPSTERGRGILISGDAKSNSILYCNGRSVFIRYLDQPLDVAVYGDHGYPVTVARYSPNGEWIASADVSGTVRIWGTHNDFVLKNEFKVLSGRIDDLQWSPDGLRIVASGEGKGKSFVRAFMWDSGSTVGDFDGHSRRVLSCHFKPTRPFRIATCGEDFLVNFYEGPPFKFKLSHREHSNFVNCIRFSPDGSKLISVSSDKKGIIYDAKTGETIGELSCEDGHTGSIYAVSWSADGKHVLTVSADKTAKIWEIFEDGSGKVKKTLECPGSGGVEHMLVGCLWQNDHLVTVSLGGTINLFSASDPDKPPLLLSGHMKNITTLTVLKSNPKMILSSSFDGSILKWIQGVGYSGKLKRKDSSQIKCLAAVKEEIITSGYDNKVWRVPLHEEECGVAEHIDVGSQPKDLCYAINSPDLALVSTDSGVVLLKGDSLTEKATLEKHRGAISVIRYSPDVSMFASADLNREAVVWDRVSKEVKLNNMLYHTARINCLAWSPDSTMVATGSLDTCVIIYEVGKPPSSHITIKNAHPGGVYGLVFTDDSSVVSSGEDACIRVWRVERQ, encoded by the exons TAATCTCCGGCGATGCCAAATCCAACTCAATCCTTTATTGCAATGGAAGGTCCGTCTTCATCCGATACCTTGACCAGCCTCTCGATGTTGCCGTTTATGGCGACCACGGCTACCCTGTCACTGTCGCTCGTTACTCCCCCAACGGCGAGTGGATCGCCTCAGCTGACGTCTCTGGCACCGTACGAATCTGGGGGACCCATAACGACTTCgttttgaaaaatgagttCAAGGTCCTTTCGGGTCGGATCGATGATCTCCAGTGGTCTCCCGACGGGTTGAGAATCGTTGCCTCTGGCGAAGGCAAAGGAAAGTCCTTTGTCCGCGCTTTTAT GTGGGACTCGGGGAGTACTGTGGGGGATTTTGATGGGCACTCGAGGAGGGTGCTGAGCTGTCATTTCAAACCGACAAGGCCGTTTCGGATTGCAACCTGTGGAGAGGATTTCTTGGTGAATTTTTATGAAGGTCCACCCTTTAAGTTCAAGCTATCTCACAG GGAGCATTCAAATTTTGTCAACTGCATTAGATTTTCCCCAGATGGCAGCAAACTAATTAGTGTAAGCTCAGATAAGAAGGGTATAATTTATGATGCGAAGACTGGTGAAACTATTGGAGAGTTGTCCTGTGAAGATGGTCATACAGGCAGCATTTATGCTGTTAGCTGGAGCGCTGATGGTAAACAT GTACTAACTGTTTCTGCTGACAAGACTGCAAAGATATGGGAGATATTTGAAGATGGTTCTggaaaagtgaagaaaacatTGGAATGTCCTGGATCTGGTGGAGTGGAGCACATGCTTGTTGGATGTCTGTGGCAGAATGATCATCTTGTTACAGTTTCCCTTGGTGGCacaattaacttattctctGCAAGTGATCCTGATAAACCCCCATTATTGTTGTCTGGACATATGAAGAACATAACTACCTTAACTGTACTCAAAAGCAACCCAAAGATGATTCTGTCCAGCAGCTTTGATGGATCCATCCTTAAATGGATTCAAGGGGTTGGATACAGTGGCAAATTAAAGAGGAAAGATAGTTCTCAAATTAAATGTTTGGCTGCTGTTAAAGAAGAGATAATTACATCTGGATATGACAACAAG GTATGGAGAGTTCCTCTGCACGAGGAAGAATGTGGGGTTGCAGAACATATAGATGTTGGCAGTCAGCCGAAAGACTTGTGCTATGCCATCAATTCCCCTGATCTAGCTTTAGTTTCAACTGATTCAGGAGTTGTATTGCTTAAGG GTGATTCTCTTACAGAAAAAGCAACCCTTGAGAAGCATAGAGGTGCAATTAGCGTGATACGGTATTCTCCAGATGTTTCCATGTTTGCTTCAGCCGATCTCAATCGTGAAGCAGTTGTTTGGGATCGTGTCTCCAAAGAG GTGAAGCTTAATAACATGTTGTACCACACAGCTCGTATCAATTGCCTTGCTTGGTCTCCTGATAGCACTATGGTGGCTACAGGATCACTAGACACTTGTGTGATCATATATGAAGTTGGGAAGCCTCCTTCGAGCCACATAACTATAAAGAATGCTCATCCTGGTGGAGTTTATGGTTTGGTTTTTACTGATGACAGCAGTGTGGTCAGTTCAGGAGAGGACGCCTGCATTCGTGTTTGGAGGGTAGAGCGGCAATAA